DNA from Thermoplasmata archaeon:
CGAAGTCCGTCGCGATGACGACCTCGTCCGCCTGAGCGCCGAGCGTCTTCAGGGCCGCGGCGATCTTCCCTGCGGTCACCACCTTCTGGGGGTCCGCCCAGATCAGTTCCTTGAGGTCCGTCCGCTGCCAGTCGTTGAGCGCTTCGGGGTAGTCCAGATTGAGGATGTGACCGCGAAGGCCGATGACCTGGACGTGGTCGTTGCCCTTGGACCAGCTGAAGACCGTGGTGCCGTCCACGGAGGACCGTTTCGCCTTCCCGTCGCTCAGGATGGTAGCGATGCGCACCGCGGCGTTGAACTTCTCGGTGACGATGAGTTGCCGCACGACCCTCGTCGCACGCGAGGGGCCCTATTTAACGATTTGGCGGTGAGTTGTGGGACTCGCTGGCCTCCATGTACGGAAGCGCTTCTCCACGCGCGTGCGCGCGCGTTTCCGTCGCGTGGATTCGGCGGCGCTACCAGCGGTTCAGGGGCTTCAGCATCTCGAACGCGGCAATCATGGCATCGGCAAGATCGCTCTCGACGGTTCGTTTCTTCCCGTGGAGCTGACCTCGCCCGCACGAGGCGCAGACGAGCCCTGGGCCTTGAACTTCCACCGCCACCCGATAATGGCCTTCGGTGTCCACGTCCGACCCAATCGACACCGGGCGAACGGATGCCGCGTCGAGGGGAGCTCCACAGGTTTGGCAGGTCGGGGGCCGTCCGAGCGCGCCGCCAATCCCAATAGGAGTCGCCTCTTGGACCGCTAACAGAAGAGAGATGGGCCACTCCACGGAGACGAATGCGTTGGACCGACAGGATTGGCATTCGTAGTATGGGAAGCTCGAGAGGGCAATGTGAATGCCGTGCGCCGTTCCCTCGATCCGAGGGGCGGTCGTGAATGTCATGGTCGACTTGCACTTCTTGCAGTTCAAAGGACGTCGCCAGCGTGGAACATTCGCGGACGGTTTAGAGCTTGCGGCGCGCCCCGTCCCCGCGAGATTTCCGTCGCGCGCTCAGGAGGCTTTGTTCCTGATCGTGAGCATGAACGCGTCCATGGCCAGCGCCGCACGCTTGCCCGCCGCCATCGCGTGCACGACGCTCGCGCCGCCGCCGGCGTAGACCCCCGGGCGTTTCGTCGCGCCCGTCTGCGGGTCCGCCTGGAGCGTGCCGTCCTTCGCGAGCGTGACTTCCAGATCCTTGGGGAGAATCTCGAGATCCGCCTCCTGGCTCACCGCGAGGATGGCCGCGTCGCACGGCATCGTGATCGGCGGGGTCTTCGCGGGAATGGGCCTGCGCCGGCCGCTCTCGTCGGGCGGGCCGAGTTCCATGGGCTGCAGCTCGATTCCTTCCAGGCGCTTGGTTCCCTGGAAGCGCACAGGTGCGACGAGGAACTGGAACCTCACGCCCTCGTCCATGGCCTCCCTGACCTCCTGGTCGTCGGCAGGCATCTCCTCCCGACTACGGCGGTACAGGACCGTGACCTCCTCCGCGCCGTGGCGGAATGCAGACCGTGCCGAGTCCATGGCGACGTCGCCGCCGCCAATGACGACCACGTGGGGCCGGATGGACTTGCGCTCGCCGCGCTTGGACTCCTTGAGGTACGCGAGCGCGGAGTACACGCCGTCCAGGTTCTCCCCGGGGAACCCGAGGCCGCGAGACTTGTGCGTCCCGATGCTCACGAAGATCGCGTCGAACTCGAGGCTCAGGTCGTCCAGGTCGAGCGCTTTGGGGAACTCCGCGTGGAAGACGAAGTGCACGGGGAGGTTCGCGAAGCGCGCCATGTCTTCCTGGAAGGTCTCGTCCGTCAGGCGGTACGCGGGGATCGTGCCGGTCATCAGGCCGCCGAGGCGGTCCGAGGACTCGAACACGGTCACGTCGTAGCCCCGTTGGCCGAGGACCCAGGCGTTCATCAGGCCTGCAGGACCGCCGCCGATCACCGCGACCTTCATCCCGTTCGTCGGGACGACGGGCGCATACGGGCTCGCGGGGTCCGCGTACATGAGCGCGGCCTGTTTCAGGTGCCGGACCGCGATCGCCTCGCCGCGCTTCGTGATCGGGCAGACCCGTTCGCAGTAGTGGTAGCACACGTCGCCGAGGCATGAGGCCAGCGGGTTGTCGCGCAGGATGAGATCGCGAGCGCCGTTGAAGTCCTCCGCGGCCATGAGCTTGATGTAGCCGCGGGCGTCCTGGCGGATGGGGCATTCGTCCACGCACCACGGCTTGCCGCACTGGATGCAGCGCTGGGCCTCGAGGACGGCCTCCTCGCGGGTGTAGGGGATCAGCGCCTCGACGAACGCGCCGCGGCGCTCCATCGGATCGTTCTCGTGAATGGGCGTCCGCTTCGGGTTGAGGGGGCTCTTCTTGGGAGGCCTCTGCTCGGGCATGGAGATCGGCTCCTCTCTCGCCGTGGGGCACCCAAGAACGCTCCGAAAGGAGAGTAATGATAATGCGGGTTCTCCGAGGCCCACCCGCGACGCGTCCCCGTCAGGGGGAGCGACCCTTCAGGAACGCATCCCGGAGCTCCTCGGCGGCCCGTCGTGGGTCCGCGGCGTCCATGATCGCGGAGACCACCGCGACACCCGCGACGCCGTGCCTCGCGAGCTGCCCCGCGCGCGGTGCGGTGATGCCGCCGATGGCGAAGACGGGAAGCCGGGTCCGTCGGACCACGGCGTCCAGGACGTGCAATGGGAACTCGGGTTCGTCCGGTTTCGTGGGGCTTGGGAAGAACGGTCCGATGCCCAGGTAGTCGGCGCCGGCGGCTCCCGCCGTCTGCTCCTCGCCCGGTTTCCCGTAGACCGTGACCCCCACGAGGGCCGCGGGTCCGAGGAGCGCGCGCGCGATCCGCGGCGAGGGGTCGTCGCGCCCGACATGGACCCCGTCCGCGGCGAAGCGCTTGGCGATCTGCGGATCGTCGTTCACGAGGAGGGGCACGCGATGACGATGGCAGAGGTCCCTCAGTGCGGGACCGGCGTCCTCGCGTTCCGCCGCCGAGAGTTCGTGCTTGTCGCGGAACTGGACCAGGGAGACGCCGCCTTCCAGGGCCGCCTCGACGATGGCCAGGAGCGTGGACACGGGACGCTTGGGCGAGGTCACCAGGTAGACGCCACTCAGGTTCCACTGCCCTCGACGGCTTGGCTCCGCGCTCAGACGATCTCCCCGGACAGGGCCCGACTGAAGGCGACCCAGAACGGATCCCGCTCCGGTGGCCCGAAGACCCGTCCTCGGTCCCGGCAGGGTCCACCCCGCTTCGTGAAGGCCCCGATGTCCACGGCAAGGATTCCCTTGCGTTTCAACCTCGCGATGACCCGATCGCTCGAGTCAGGGTGGACCGCGAGGAGGAGGGTTCCCTCGCTGATCGCGTCCAGCGGCTCCATGGAAAAGAGGCGGCAGACTTCGGTCACGGCGGGATCGATCGGCACCTTCGTGAGGTCGACGTCCACGCCGAGGCCCGAGGCCTGGGACATCTCCCAGACCGCGTTCCGCACG
Protein-coding regions in this window:
- a CDS encoding FAD-dependent oxidoreductase encodes the protein MPEQRPPKKSPLNPKRTPIHENDPMERRGAFVEALIPYTREEAVLEAQRCIQCGKPWCVDECPIRQDARGYIKLMAAEDFNGARDLILRDNPLASCLGDVCYHYCERVCPITKRGEAIAVRHLKQAALMYADPASPYAPVVPTNGMKVAVIGGGPAGLMNAWVLGQRGYDVTVFESSDRLGGLMTGTIPAYRLTDETFQEDMARFANLPVHFVFHAEFPKALDLDDLSLEFDAIFVSIGTHKSRGLGFPGENLDGVYSALAYLKESKRGERKSIRPHVVVIGGGDVAMDSARSAFRHGAEEVTVLYRRSREEMPADDQEVREAMDEGVRFQFLVAPVRFQGTKRLEGIELQPMELGPPDESGRRRPIPAKTPPITMPCDAAILAVSQEADLEILPKDLEVTLAKDGTLQADPQTGATKRPGVYAGGGASVVHAMAAGKRAALAMDAFMLTIRNKAS
- the thiE gene encoding thiamine phosphate synthase; the protein is MTSPKRPVSTLLAIVEAALEGGVSLVQFRDKHELSAAEREDAGPALRDLCHRHRVPLLVNDDPQIAKRFAADGVHVGRDDPSPRIARALLGPAALVGVTVYGKPGEEQTAGAAGADYLGIGPFFPSPTKPDEPEFPLHVLDAVVRRTRLPVFAIGGITAPRAGQLARHGVAGVAVVSAIMDAADPRRAAEELRDAFLKGRSP